A genomic segment from Maniola hyperantus chromosome 4, iAphHyp1.2, whole genome shotgun sequence encodes:
- the LOC117981980 gene encoding uncharacterized protein, which produces MNAVLILALVIAAAAEPQYTSFNPFPAVSQSQAQPSYNYQQPQIRQQPGYNFQQPSFNYQQLQPGYNYQQPQRPHPVYIFPQPQPGFNYPQPQPLPLPQPQLQLGYKYPQPQPQPQPQPQPQPQPIYPIDVRSQARVLPQPLPQPQPGYNYPQPQPQPQPQPQPQPIYPIDVRSPARVLPQPQPQPQPGYKYPQPQPQPQPEPLYPIDVRSPAQVQPVPTAQTITVTQSRPTSQPQLQSSPQPQPLFLSQPGSTLQPELQSSTQSQSSQQPQSSPQPQSSPLPQSSPQPQSLFISQPLSTFQPELQSSTQPQPTSIPQTSSSFGPSSSPQTTPVLIPRPQTSPQPSTQTSPQPSPQPLSIPEASPSYDPPRSQPSPQPQSTTQSQPTPQPTAIPLARSSYGPPPLLPQPQPTTQLQPISQSQPITQSQPIPQSQPIPQSQQIFQQQLIPQPQLITQPRTAFGASTPIRNLSPQQPFYQPSLQYQQAPIQYYQQQQQNQAFSSQQRSQFNSQFLSQPAQSIPQLSSYQADFSQYNPQTQSFNEPLDDTVISRVQNILRDNEQSIAKNAGYQSVVSGVALGNAQPSLEILSFVQNSPVPRNQQLLSQGLGSSSASSFQGSQVIGSSSNIGFLGRTPPATSYGVPN; this is translated from the exons ATGAACGCG GTATTAATACTGGCGTTGGTCATCGCCGCAGCGGCCGAGCCACAATACACTTCATTTAATCCATTCCCTGCAGTATCACAATCACAAGCGCAACCTAGTTACAACTATCAACAACCGCAAATACGACAACAACCTGGTTACAACTTTCAACAACCTAGTTTTAATTATCAACAACTACAACCTGGTTACAATTATCAGCAACCTCAAAGGCCACACCCAGTTTATATCTTCCCACAACCGCAGCCTGGATTTAACTATCCTCAACCACAACCGCTTCCGCTGCCACAACCCCAGCTACAACTTGGTTATAAATATCCACAACCACAACCTCAACCCCAACCACAACCTCAACCGCAACCTCAACCTATTTACCCTATCGATGTAAGATCACAAGCCCGTGTTCTACCGCAACCACTACCCCAGCCACAACCTGGTTACAACTATCCACAGCCACAACCCCAACCCCAACCTCAACCGCAACCTCAACCTATTTACCCTATTGATGTCAGATCACCAGCCCGCGTTCTACCACAACCACAACCCCAGCCACAACCTGGTTACAAATATCCACAACCGCAACCTCAACCACAACCTGAACCTCTTTACCCTATCGATGTAAGATCACCAGCTCAGGTTCAGCCCGTACCAACAGCACAAACGATTACCGTCACACAATCCCGACCAACCTCCCAACCACAGTTGCAATCATCACCGCAACCGCAACCACTTTTCTTATCACAACCAGGATCAACTTTGCAGCCGGAACTACAATCTTCTAcacaatcgcaatcatcacAGCAACCACAATCATCACCGCAACCACAGTCATCACCGCTACCACAATCATCACCGCAACCGCAATCACTTTTCATATCACAGCCGCTGTCAACCTTCCAACCAGAATTGCAATCATCTACGCAACCACAACCAACATCTATTCCCCAGACAAGTTCTTCATTTGGCCCTTCATCATCACCCCAAACCACTCCTGTGTTAATACCACGACCACAAACATCGCCGCAACCGTCGACGCAGACTTCACCTCAACCGTCTCCTCAACCACTTTCAATACCTGAAGCCAGTCCGTCTTATGACCCTCCTCGATCACAACCTTCTCCACAACCACAATCTACCACACAATCACAACCAACCCCGCAACCTACCGCAATACCACTAGCTAGATCTTCCTATGGTCCACCACCACTGCTGCCTCAACCACAACCAACCACCCAACTGCAACCAATATCACAGTCGCAACCAATAACACAATCACAACCAATACCACAGTCGCAACCTATACCCCAATCGCAACAAATATTCCAACAGCAATTAATACCTCAACCGCAATTAATAACTCAACCTCGTACAGCTTTTGGAGCATCTACACCGATTCGCAACCTTTCTCCTCAACAACCTTTTTACCAACCTAGTCTTCAGTACCAGCAAGCGCCTATTCAGTATTACCAACAACAGCAACAAAATCAGGCATTCTCCTCCCAACAACGATCACAATTTAACTCACAATTTTTGTCGCAACCAGCACAGTCAATTCCACAATTGTCGAGTTACCAGGCTGACTTCAGCCAATACAATCCCCAAACACAATCTTTTAATGAACCACTAGATGATACAGTCATTTCtagagtacaaaatatcttAAGAGATAACGAACAATCGATAGCTAAAAATGCAGGATATCAGTCTGTAGTATCAGGAGTGGCCTTAGGTAATGCTCAACCTAGCCTTGAAATCTTATCATTTGTACAAAATTCTCCTGTGCCTAGAAACCAGCAGTTGCTATCACAGGGCCTGGGATCCTCAAGTGCTTCATCATTTCAAGGCAGTCAAGTTATAGGTTCGAGTAGCAATATTGGATTCTTAGGACGAACTCCACCAGCTACTTCGTATGGTGTAccaaattaa
- the LOC117997268 gene encoding uncharacterized protein has product MDRITKCEQFGQPLTKKHKRVKSPWKKRKKSLNAKEKGDSRSKQSIEIILKPKDLSRPPSEYCQRSKVQTCCNRSSSPVGSNASTHRVTKQKSQSLTSIEKREIYMLPFEIPEYSAKRDEREYKKNSKHKIEKKDSRRKKKKYRSRHVSCQCSKYMYEKHDANSQSEDRGIKGSDPCPCKLKYPEVVSYLDSRNLETKQDLVTSGTNTSVIKPNRSSECIPQIEETSFTAPSTSTEKNRAAFLAPVNDCVQTSNYSINLNQTMFPEYPLFMKIICADKLKEN; this is encoded by the exons ATGGATAGAATTACCAAGTG CGAACAATTCGGACAGCCGTTGACAAAGAAACACAAAAGAGTTAAAAG CCCGTGGAAGAAAcgtaaaaaaagtttaaatgctaaagaaAAAGGTGATTCTAGATCCAAACAGAGCattgaaataattttgaaacCAAAAGACTTGTCCCGCCCTCCATCAGAATATTGtcaaag ATCCAAGGTCCAGACATGCTGCAATCGCTCAAGTAGCCCCGTCGGATCCAATGCAAGCACGCACAGAGTTACGAAACAAAAATCGCAAAGTTTGACTAGTATTGAGAAGAGAGAGATATACATGCTCCCCTTCGAGATTCCTGAATATAGTGCTAAAAGAGAC GAAcgtgaatataaaaaaaattcaaaacataAGATCGAAAAGAAAGATTCTAGACGGAAGAAAAAAAAGTATCGTTCGAGACATGTATCTTGTCAGTGTTCAAAGTATATGTATGAAAAACACGATGCAAATAGTCAAAGCGAAGATAGAGGAATAAAAGGATCAGATCCATGCCCTTGCAAATTAAAGTATCCAGAAGTTGTATCTTACCTCGATAGCAGAAATTTGGAAACG AAACAAGATTTAGTGACTTCGGGAACCAATACGAGTGTTATAAAACCAAACAGATCGTCAGAATGCATTCCACAAATAGAAGAAACAAGTTTTACGGCGCCTTCCACGAGCACAGAGAAAAATAGAGCTGCATTTTTAGCACCTGTAAACGATTGTGTCCAAACTTCGAACTATTCGATAAACCTT aACCAAACCATGTTCCCTGAATATCCTTTGTTCATGAAAATTATTTGTGCTGATAAATTAAAAGAGAATTAG
- the LOC117981982 gene encoding uncharacterized protein — MRSELFNNRSGVHFPFLEFLHRGYCELNLTRDYMQTAINAFAIFLYGTLDDIERLPADYVLRSSRTISMMKIAREKLAATWNVVKAGRDTIHISHLTLELYRPLFKYINGREIARLNLSDERILTYIGTHADLDRHQVGVVTSKYIEVNKVWTSPRYLNIMNNLLCGVPMTFMRRLPISTYLQLSHQVFYHIRACDPLQRRFYLAMMTRTKALGKSFSWNARDVSRLGLLLTEVEGTDLSTINPEAIAGITAQVMLDMSPRSLKYLTDNQLKYLAPKPLNILSRKLKIYNDQLQLYDSGFQSKYIMKFILLNLSITYLF, encoded by the exons ATGCG GTCGGAATTGTTCAATAACAGAAGTGGTGTCCATTTTCCTTTTCTGGAGTTCTTGCATCGAGGTTATTGTGAGCTGAATCTAACCAGGGATTACATGCAAACCGCCATCAACGCGTTCGCCATCTTTCTTTACGGCACATTGGACGATATAGAACGATTGCCTGCTGATTATGTTTTGCGATCT TCTCGTACCATATCCATGATGAAGATAGCACGAGAGAAACTAGCAGCTACTTGGAATGTGGTGAAGGCAGGCAGGGATACTATACACATCTCACACCTAACACTAGAATTGTATCGGCCGTTGTTCAAATACATCAACGGGAGGGAAATAGCCAGGCTGAACTTGAGCGATGAGAGGATTTTAACTTATATTGGCACACATGCTGACCTAGATAGACATCAG GTTGGTGTAGTGACTAGCAAGTACATAGAGGTCAATAAAGTTTGGACCAGTCCCAGATATTTAAACATAATGAATAATTTGCTTTGCGGAGTCCCGATGACGTTCATGAGAAGACTTCCTATTAGCACATATTTGCAACTATCACATCAG GTGTTTTATCATATTCGAGCTTGCGATCCTTTGCAGCGACGATTTTATCTCGCTATGATGACACGGACTAAG GCACTTGGAAAGTCTTTCAGTTGGAATGCCAGAGACGTATCCCGCTTGGGCTTGCTATTGACTGAAGTTGAGGGAACTGATCTAAGTACTATAAATCCTGAAGCTATAGCAGGTATCACTGCACAG GTAATGCTGGATATGTCGCCACGAAGCTTGAAATACTTAACGGATAATCAGTTGAAGTATCTTGCACCGAAGCCACTGAACATACTTAgccgaaaattaaaaatttataatgaTCAACTTCAGTTATACGATTCTGGATTTCAaagtaaatatattatgaaattCATTCTGTTAAATTTAAGTATTACCTATTTGTTCTAA
- the LOC117997285 gene encoding uncharacterized protein: MKANNNSKKSPTSTNVLKINLEEVQSKVKSIEEPRINNIKNAENTETKEETEKLINDTLIKTSPGTFDTDFTVLFDAYKNTDSDIPSIYIDADRETAILSNEQRKIPRVLENIEEVGDTPENYFKTNTANSQQRTSNLSEVQAPNKGSQPRTFNININIDLKGYRVFKTKNKSQANNNKTYVTLEPEKASQVNVNVNLSKEILNLGHEVLLWEQPAESDIAKPCDEKLADNKIKVIVNCKCNLIKSDTLSPCNFNENDHYIILFPSERNDKFMPRSDLETHRGSDMEIQELLHSIRVPVSTNSVVSNRKPENVTKRKVSISREAPKELNFDSMQLKSQEEIHTQNPSLNDTIELIELNHKIDNFAQTDWCNTLVQAKCREDGRYKFHLPPLDLLKQYNLILTTIQD; this comes from the exons ATGAAAGCTAATAACAACAGTAAGAAGTCACCGACATCTACAAATGTTTTGAAAATAAACTTAGAAGAAGTTCAGTCAAAAGTTAAATCAATAGAAGAACCTcgaattaataatataaaaaatgctGAAAATACAGAAACAAAAGAAGAAactgaaaaattaataaatgataCTCTAATTAAAACTTCACCAGGCACTTTTGATACAGATTTCACGGTATTATTCGATGCTTATAAAAATACTGACAGTGATATACCATCCATTTATATTGATGCAGATCGAGAAACAGCAATATTAAGTAATGAACAAAGAAAGATACCACGAGTGTTAGAAAATATTGAAGAAGTTGGAGACACTccagaaaattattttaaaacgaacACGGCAAATTCTCAGCAACGCACAAGTAATCTATCAGAAGTACAGGCACCAAATAAAGGAAGCCAACCAAGAACattcaatataaatataaacatagATTTAAAGGGTTACAGAGTGTTTAAAACAAAGAACAAAAGTCAAGCAAACAATAACAAAACTTATGTGACATTGGAACCGGAAAAGGCTTCACAGGTCAATGTTAACGTAAATTTAAGTAAAGAAATATTGAACTTAGGGCATGAAGTTTTACTTTGGGAACAGCCTGCAGAATCTGATATCGCAAAACCGTGCGACGAAAAGCTTGCtgacaataaaataaaagtgaTAGTTAATTGTAAGTGCAATCTTATAAAATCAGATACATTATCTCCCTGCAATTTCAACGAAAATGATcactacataattttatttccaAGTGAAAGAAATGATAAATTTATGCCAAG AAGCGATCTTGAAACCCATCGAGGATCAGATATGGAAATCCAAGAATTATTACATTCTATTCGTGTTCCAGTATCGACTAATTCAGTAGTATCTAACAGAAAACCCGAAAATGTTACCAAACGGAAAGTATCCATATCTCGAGAAGCTCCTAAAGAATTAAATTTCGATAGCATGCAACTTAAATCACAAGAAGAAATACATACACAAAATCCTTCGCTAAATGATACTATCGAATTGATTGAGCTGAACCATAAAATTGATAATTTTGCGCAGACTGACTGGTGTAATACTTTG gTTCAAGCGAAATGCCGTGAAGATGGACGTTACAAATTTCATTTACCACCTTTAGATTTGTTGAAGCAATACAATTTGATACTTACTACAATACAAGATTAA
- the LOC117981983 gene encoding uncharacterized protein, whose protein sequence is MDKPKAPDDARDWDFIYIYLFTNGQDYSPPRKYLLKTDEIKCWCATLNLLAHSQFGSLQSNIELYTLDGKKIDTPLELKNDAPYVAVKPPDTFVQTGYEKYLLKASRSWEKRHERLHNIDGGKSGFS, encoded by the exons ATGGATAAACCTAAAGCTCCAGACGATGCTAGGGATTgggattttatttatatatatttgtttaCAAATGGACAAGACTATTCGCCTCCCAGGAAGTATCTTTTAAAAACTGATGAAATAAAATGTTGGTGTGCGACCTTAAATTTACTAGCCCATTCACAATTTGGATCTTT GCAATCTAATATAGAACTTTACACATTGGATGGTAAAAAGATTGATACACCTCTAGAATTGAAAAACGATGCACCTTATGTTGCTGTTAAGCCACCTGATACCTTTGTACAGACTGGAtatgaaaaatatcttttaaaagCATCAAG ATCTTGGGAAAAACGACACGAGAGGCTACATAACATTGACGGAGGAAAATCAGGTTTCAgctaa